Proteins found in one Planococcus citri chromosome 2, ihPlaCitr1.1, whole genome shotgun sequence genomic segment:
- the AsnRS-m gene encoding asparaginyl-tRNA synthetase — protein MQSALRVSANILQICRGRLYSMRIADILDNKKTDINATVKGWVKLTRKMKSRTFIDLNDGSTFKLLQVVVPNDIVPEKLSNGASIEATGMLKLHKNGQIELHPESIQVLGDCDYSDGFPFSPKVKYDHDELREFLHFRLRKSSFASALRVRSAANYSVHNYFQKENYINVTAPILTSNDCEGAGEIFQVVPEDENLIRDMKKVDKTEKQAFFDRNVYLTVSSQLHLETAARALSNVYHFGPTFRAENSKSRLHLSEFYMIEAEVAFLDDMNQLLQIIEKLVKTVTKNVLDSCEEEILNYRKSIDVKSNDILYDIINKSYRVMDFDEAYSILRANSDKLAQPINEHKHLSKEHELFLVQHCDAPVFIVKWPKDKKPFYTKTSEDESYVDAVDLLFPDVGELCGGSLREHRYDILKQKLIENELLEKLDWYLDTRKFGNVPTGGYGLGFERYIKVLLGVPNIKDAIPFPRWPHNCKL, from the exons ATGCAGTCAGCGTTGCGTGTTTCAGCCAATATTCTGCAGATATGCAGGGGTCGATTATATTCGATGAGAATCGCCGATATTTTGGATAATAAAAAGACTGATATCAATGCTACTGTCAAG GGATGGGTCAAGTTAACCCGAAAGATGAAATCTCGTACTTTCATCGATCTGAACGACGGTTCGACATTCAAGCTACTCCAAGTTGTAGTTCCAAATGACATAGTACCGGAAAAACTCAGCAACGGTGCTTCAATCGAAGCAACTGGAATGTTGAAACtgcataaaaatggtcaaatcgAACTACATCCCGAATCAATTCAAGTTCTCGGTGACTGTGATTATTCTGATGGATTCCCATTCTCTCCGAAAGTGAAATACGATCACGACGAATTGAGAGAATTCCTACATTTTAGACTTCGTAAGAGTTCGTTTGCCTCGGCATTGAGAGTCAGAAGCGCTGCGAATTACTccgtacataattattttcaaaaggaGAATTATATCAACGTTACCGCTCCTATATTGACTTCGAATGATTGCGAAGGCGCTggagaaattttccaagtagTTCCCGAGGATGAGAATTTAATCAGAGATATGAAAAAGGTGGATAAAACCGAGAAGCAGGCTTTCTTCGATCGAAACGTTTATCTCACCGTTTCTAGTCAATTGCATTTAGAAACAGCTGCAag GGCATTGAGCAATGTTTACCATTTCGGGCCAACGTTTCGAGCAGAAAACAGTAAATCACGTTTGCATTTATCTGAATTCTACATGATCGAAGCAGAAGTAGCCTTTTTAGACGATATGAATCAACTCTTGCAAATTATAGAAAAGCTCGTCAAGACTGTTACCAAAAACGTGTTAGATTCGTGCGAAGAAGAGATACTCAATTATAGAAAATCAATTGACGTAAAGAGTAACGATATCTTGTACGATATTATCAACAAGTCTTATCGTGTTATGGATTTCGATGAGGCGTATTCAATTTTACGAGCCAACAGCGACAAACTTGCTCAACCTATAAACGAACATAAGCATTTATCCAAGGAACACGAATTATTCTTGGTGCAACATTGCGACGCACCTGTTTTCATTGTGAAATGGCCCAAAGATAAGAAACCATTTTACACGAAGACGTCCGAAGATGAGTCATAT GTCGATGCTGTTGATTTACTGTTCCCTGATGTGGGAGAATTATGTGGCGGAAGTTTAAGAGAACACAGATACGATATATTGAAACAGAAATTGATCGAGAACGAATTACTAGAAAAGTTAGATTGGTATTTAGATACAAGAAAATTCGGTAATGTTCCTACCGGTGGATATGGGTTAGGATTTGAAAGATATATCAAAGTGTTACTAGGTGTTCCGAATATCAAAGATGCCATCCCATTTCCAAGATGGCCTCATAATTGTAAATTGTAA
- the eIF3m gene encoding eukaryotic translation initiation factor 3 subunit M, giving the protein MIFIDLTLEDQAGELKSYFKKLGADITEERSNKGLEDDLRKIINVCDVCFKEANENEIETVLNDIVSILVVMPPSDNTNRLIASFVDKLYKTALPKLGPVCLRVLWVLFQSLDKSNPIRYDIYYHLILIAKRIDMVKSIFRDVKQLKEQFAKAPLSNEQMQRLLRSLHEGLVAGRHSDVAAKVMIELLSTYTEENASQAKEDAQRCIVTALADPNTFLLDPLLSLKPIKALKGELIHDLLTIFVSNKLSVYTKFYKGHKEFVNNLGLDHDQNTKKMRLLTFMQLAENSNELSFETIQKELSINENDVEAFIIEALKTKLVRARMDQTAKKVHISSTMHRTFGMPQWQQLRDVLQAWKLNLNSIDESMKMLVSPQK; this is encoded by the exons ATGATTTTTATAGACTTAACGTTAGAAGATCAA GCTGGCGAATTGAAGTCGTATTTTAAAAAGCTAGGAGCTGACATCACAGAAGAAAGATCCAACAAAGGATTGGAAGATGATCTCCGTAAAATTATCAACGTTTGCGATGTATGTTTCAAGGAGGCAAATGAGAATGAAATCGAAACTGTTCTCAACGATATTGTCTCCATTTTAGTTGTA ATGCCACCTTCCGATAACACCAACAGGTTGATCGCTAGTTTCGTTGATAAACTTTACAAAACGGCTCTTCCCAAGCTAGGTCCTGTTTGTTTGCGAGT GCTTTGGGTACTGTTCCAGTCGTTGGATAAAAGTAATCCTATTCGCTACGATATTTATTATCATTTAATCTTGATTGCCAAGAGAATAGATATGGTGAAATCTATATTCAGGGATGTTAAACAACTAAAAGAGCAGTTTGCTAAGGCTCCGTTATCAAATGAGCAAATGCAAAGACTCCTTCGTTCTTTACACGAGGGATTGGTCGCCGGTAGACACAG TGACGTTGCAGCGAAAGTAATGATTGAATTATTGAGCACGTACACCGAAGAAAATGCCAGTCAAGCGAAAGAAGATGCTCAACGTTGCATCGTTACTGCTCTTGCTGACCCAAACACATTCTTATTAGATCCTCTATTATCGTTGAAACCCATCAAAGCTCTGAAAGGCGAACTTATTCACGATCTTTTGACTATATTCGTATCGAATAAACTCAGCGTTTACACAAAGTTCTACAAAGGACACAAAGAATTCGTGAATAATTTAG GTTTGGATCATGATCAAAATACTAAGAAAATGAGGCTCTTAACTTTCATGCAGTTAGCCGAAAATTCTAATGAACTTAGTTTTGAAACTATCCAGAAAGAACTGAGTATAAACGAAAACGATGTCGAAGCTTTCATTATAGAAG CCCTGAAAACGAAATTAGTTCGAGCACGTATGGATCAAACGGCGAAAAAAGTTCATATATCGAGTACTATGCACAGAACATTCGGCATGCCTCAATGGCAACAATTACGAGACGTCCTGCAAGCTTGGAAATTGAACCTTAACTCGATAGATGAATCGATGAAAATGTTGGTTAGCCCTCAAAAGTAA
- the PRAS40 gene encoding uncharacterized protein PRAS40: MKHYCTCLNICVELDSLDRLPDEPLTLSDDEKRDPFFTLPLLVVRELKVKHQQPMLIRSKRIGSWEVYKCTNCSTFSHAIENDSNTRLMNKTLLQLPDNEVQNIKNSVDYSPVFHIVVADTSLFGGDLSETSQLSGNFSTNVVELQKQLSDYVDEQNKITDENIRTYVEQQQSALKKLLKRANEDFQILTNVIEQTEPGMKRNNSSEINSFNSSGFASSQTYTSTSPINISSKSVIDNFDRLTISPSKASVKEFKGSLMSGIPPSFDSEGLFPLDGMEEPSVLEDEEHSDEDLSDTDDSGSRDEGIHIPRRKSFAIAKSLPIRVPGEFDPSFRDVGEAKRDKRKPNYQQKRNKEPLDIAASIKALANSVHGDTIFGDLPPPRIGSRI, encoded by the exons ATGAAGCATTATTGTACATGTTTAAACATTTGCGTCGAGTTAGACAGCTTAGATAGACTACCCGATGAACCATTAACCCTATCGGACGATGAGAAGAGAGACCCCTTTTTTACG TTACCATTATTAGTAGTTCGCGAATTAAAGGTTAAACACCAACAACCGATGCTTATACGTTCCAAACGAATTGGCTCGTGGGAAGTCTATAAATGTACGAATTGCTCAACGTTTTCGCACGCTATTGAAAATGATTCCAATACAAGGCTTATGAATAAGACATTATTACAG CTGCCGGATAACGAAGTgcagaatatcaaaaattctgtCGATTATTCCCCAGTATTTCACATCGTCGTGGCCGATACGTCTTTATTCGGTGGTGATCTGTCAGAAACTAGTCAATTAAGTG GAAACTTCTCAACCAACGTTGTCGAGTTACAAAAACAATTATCCGATTACGTCGACGAGCAGAATAAAATTACCGATGAAAACATACGCACGTACGTGGAGCAACAACAATcggcgttgaaaaaattactaaaacgAGCTAACGAAGACTTTCAAATATTAACCAA CGTCATTGAGCAAACCGAGCCGGGAATGAAGAGGAATAACTCGAGTGAGATTAATTCATTCAACAGCAGTGGTTTTGCTTCATCTCAAACATACACGAGCACGTCGCCGATTAATATATCCAGCAAATCTGTGATTGATAATTTCGATCGTTTGACCATCAGTCCTTCG AAAGCGAGTGTGAAAGAATTCAAAGGCTCCTTGATGTCTGGAATTCCGCCATCGTTCGATTCCGAAGGATTATTCCCTTTGGATGGAATGGAAGAACCAAGTGTTCTAGAGGATGAAGAACACTCTGATGAAGATCTTTCGGATACAGATG ATTCTGGAAGTAGGGACGAGGGTATACATATTCCACGTCGAAAAAGTTTCGCCATCGCGAAATCTCTACCAATACGAGTTCCGGGGGAATTCGATCCGTCTTTCCGAGATGTTGGCGAAGCAAAAAGGGACAAAAGGAAACCAAATTACCAACAGAAG AGAAACAAAGAACCATTGGATATAGCCGCCAGCATTAAAGCTTTGGCCAACAGCGTACACGGTGATACAATTTTCGGTGATTTACCCCCTCCGAGAATTGGTTCTAGAATCTAA
- the LOC135835406 gene encoding ribonucleoside-diphosphate reductase large subunit-like, which yields MKDIQKPNQPKGRQYVVKRGGRTEDVHFDKITSRIQKLCYGLNQEYVDSVEIAMKVIRGLFPGVTTMELDNLAAETAASMTTRHPDYAVLAARIAVSNLHKETKKIFSDVVTDLYNMYNEKTKRKSPMISEFHYNIIMKNADRLNSSIIYDRDFSYNYFGFKTLEKSYLLKINGKVVERPQHMLMRVAVGIHGEDIDSAIETYNLLSERYFTHASPTLFSAATTRPQLSSCFLIAMEEDSIEGIFHTLTTCALISKSAGGVGLHIHNIRATNSYITGTNGVSNGLVPMLRVFNSVARYVDQGGNKRPGAFAVYLEPWHADIFEFLDLRKNTGHEEIRARDLFYALWIPDEFMRRVEKEEKWSLMCPSQCPGLQDCWGEEFEKLYRKYEDEKRYVRQVDARKLWFAILDSQIETGTPYMLYKDACNRKSNHQNLGTIKSSNLCTEIVEYSAPDEVAVCNLASIAVNMFLSHDQKTYNFEKLKEITKTVTRNLNKIIDNTYYPVPQARKSNLRHRPIGIGIQGLADLFIMMRLPYESETSQLLNQQIFETIYYGSLEASCELAKEKGPYETYEGSPVSKGVLQYDMWNVTPTNLWDWAALKEKIKQYGVRNSLLLAPMPTASTAQILGNNESFEPYTSNMYTRRVLSGEFQVVNHHLLKDLVDRNLWDENMKNELILHNGSVQNINRIPDDLKELYKTVWEIKQKNVLKMAADRGAFIDQSQSLNIHMANPNYSTLTSMHFYGWKLGLKTGMYYLRTKPAADAIQFTVDKSKAAMSSEIGKKEQNGTATDKESEDYYLRKLTCSLQNKEDCLMCGS from the exons ATGAAAGATATTCAGAAACCTAATCAACCCAAAGGAAGACAATACGTCGTCAAAAGAG GCGGTCGAACAGAAGatgttcattttgataaaataacatCAAGAATTCAAAAGCTTTGCTATGGATTGAATCAAGAATACGTAGACTCG GTCGAAATCGCCATGAAAGTGATCCGAGGTTTATTCCCGGGTGTAACAACAATGGAATTAGATAACCTTGCTGCCGAAACTGCCGCTTCGATGACTACCAGACATCCAGACTACGCTGTGTTAGCTGCTCGTATTGCTGTTTCCAACTTGCATAAAGAGACTAAGAAAATCTTTAGTG ATGTGGTGACTGATCTCTACaatatgtataatgaaaaaaccaaaagaaaaagTCCCATGATCTCCGAGTTTCATTACAATATTATCATGAAAAATGCCGATCGTCTGAATTCTTCGATTATTTACGATCGTGATTTCAGCTATAATTATTTCGGTTTCAAG ACTTTAGAAAAGTCGTATCTActgaaaataaatggaaaagttGTTGAACGACCTCAACACATGTTGATGCGAGTTGCCGTTGGAATTCACGGCGAAGATATCGATTCTGCGATTGAAACCTATAACTTATTATCCGAAAGATATTTCACTCACGCTTCTCCTACGCTGTTCAGTGCTGCTACAACAAGACCTCAGTTATCAAG TTGTTTTCTCATCGCTATGGAAGAAGACAGTATTGAAGGTATATTCCATACCCTTACTACGTGTGCTTTGATCTCCAAATCTGCTGGCGGCGTAGGCCTACACATCCATAATATTCGAGCCACCAATAGCTACATCACTGGTACAAACGGAGTCTCAAATGGTCTTGTACCCATGTTACGTGTATTTAATAGCGTAGCCAGATACGTCGATCAAGGAGGCAATAAA CGTCCTGGAGCATTCGCTGTGTACCTTGAACCGTGGCACGCAGATATATTCGAGTTCTTAGACTTACGTAAAAATACCGGTCACGAAGAAATCAGAGCTAGGGATTTATTTTATGCGTTGTGGATACCCGATGAATTTATGAGACGTGtagagaaagaagaaaaatggagTCTGATGTGTCCTAGTCAATGTCCTGGTCTTCAAGATTGCTGGGGAGAAGAATTCGAAAAGTTGTATAGAAA gTACGAAGATGAGAAACGTTATGTACGTCAAGTTGATGCTAGAAAATTATGGTTCGCGATTTTAGACTCGCAGATTGAAACAGGAACACCTTACATGTTATATAAAGATGCCTGCAATAGGAAatcaaatcaccaaaatttaGGAACTATTAAAAGTAGTAACTTGTGTACCGAAATTGTCGAATATAGTGCTCCCGATGAG GTAGCTGTGTGTAATCTTGCATCGATTGCTGTAAATATGTTCCTAAGCCACGACCAAAAAACGTACAACttcgaaaaactaaaagaaatTACTAAAACTGTAAcgagaaatttaaataaaatcatcgaTAACACGTACTACCCCGTTCCTCAA GCTAGAAAATCAAACTTACGCCACCGTCCTATTGGCATCGGTATCCAAGGTTTAGCTGATTTATTCATCATGATGCGATTGCCTTACGAAAGTGAAACGTCCCAGTTACTTAATCAACAGATATTTGAAACCATCTACTATGGTTCTTTAGAAGCCAGCTGTGAACTTGCCAAAGAAAAAGGTCCTTACGAAACTTACGAAGGATCTCCAGTTAGCAAAGGA GTTTTACAATACGACATGTGGAATGTTACCCCGACTAATTTATGGGATTGGGCTGcgttaaaagaaaaaataaaacaatacgGTGTCAGAAATTCTCTTCTACTTGCTCCTATGCCTACTGCTTCCACTGCtcaaattttaggaaataaCGAATCGTTCGAACCGTATACTTCAAACATGTATACTAGGCGAGTGTTATCAGGAGAATTTCAG GTAGTAAATCATCATTTGCTTAAGGATTTAGTTGATCGAAATTTATgggatgaaaatatgaaaaacgagTTGATCCTTCATAATGGCTCAGtccag AATATAAACAGAATCCCAGATGATTTGAAAGAGCTGTATAAAACTGTATgggaaataaaacaaaaaaatgtgttgaaaatggCAGCCGATCGCGGAGCTTTCATAGATCAATCACAGAGTTTAAATATCCATATGGCAAATCCGAATTATTCGACATTAACTTCGATGCATTTCTACGGCTGGAAATTG ggtttgAAAACTGGTATGTATTACTTAAGAACGAAACCTGCCGCAGACGCTATTCAATTCACTGTCGATAAGTCGAAAGCTGCCATGTCTTCAGAAATCGGTAAAAAAGAGCAGAATGGAACTGCCACCGATAAAGAATCAGAAGACTATTACCTACGTAAATTAACATGTTCCCTGCAGAACAAAGAAGATTGTTTGATGTGcggatcgtga
- the HLH4C gene encoding helix-loop-helix protein 1 isoform X2: MCISLQKMDYANGLYHDVPTSCVLNNNGIRKRDKSEITTDISSLSREERRRRRRATQKYRAAHATRERVRVEAFNIAFNRLRELLPTLPPDKKLSKIEILRLAICYIDFLNHVLDV; encoded by the exons ATGGATTACGCAAATGGACTTTACCACGACGTACCAACCAGTTGCGTTCTGAACAATAATGGAATAAGAAAACG AGACAAATCAGAAATCACCACCGATATAAGTTCCTTATCTCGAGAAGAACGTCGTCGTAGAAGACGTGCAACTCAAAAATATCGAGCAGCTCATGCCACCCGAGAAAGAGTACGAGTCGAAGCCTTCAACATTGCTTTCAACAGATTACGAGAACTTTTACCAACTTTACCACCTGATaagaaattgtccaaaattgaaatcctCAGATTGGCAATCTGTTATATTGATTTTCTCAATCATGTTTTGGACGTTTGA
- the mRpL17 gene encoding large ribosomal subunit protein bL17m encodes MNQAEITHLISRLKIRIAPRHRNLRQPQGPEGRLNNLRKIVNALLKYERLELLYPRADEARGYAERLISEAIRHGEAHKPTMEMASFWLEEKQLVHKLFKVLAPRFKDYQTAYTALYKAPKKYPQDLLAYSVLELRGNPFPPLIFDGSRNKFALHNVLLDEARREYRKQKYAEIAAKVTSLENQTPKQKENRKSKDPETKSKAAQEVSEAEELLKFTDAETQDDDQNNSELDKPLPVA; translated from the exons ATGAATCAAGCGGAGATAACTCATTTAATTTCAAGACTTAAAATCAGAATCGCCCCTCGACATAGAAACTTAAGGCAGCCACAGGGTCCCGAAGGTAGACTGAACAATTTGCGCAAAATAGTCAACGCTTTGCTTAAATACGAAAGATTAGAGTTGTTATATCCTCGCGCCGATGAAGCTCGCGGATACGCTGAAAGA TTGATTTCCGAAGCCATCAGACACGGTGAAGCGCATAAACCGACCATGGAAATGGCATCGTTTTGGTTAGAAGAAAAACAACTGGTGCATAAATTATTTAAAGTTCTAGCGCCCAGATTCAAAGACTATCAAACTGCTTACACAGCTTTATATAAAGCTCCTAAGAAATACCCGCAGGATCTTTTGGCATACTCTGTTTTAGAATTAAGAG GAAACCCGTTTCCACCTTTGATATTCGATGGTTCCCGTAACAAATTCGCTCTGCATAATGTATTATTGGATGAAGCTCGTCGAGAATACCGTAAACAGAAATATGCCGAAATCGCTGCTAAGGTTACATCGTTGGAAAACCAAACAccgaaacaaaaagaaaatagaaaatctAAAGACCCTGAAACTAAATCTAAAGCTGCTCAGGAAGTTTCGGAAGCTGAagaattactgaaatttaccgATGCTGAGACACAAGACGACGATCAAAATAATTCGGAATTAGATAAACCATTACCAGTTGCTTAg
- the mRpS18A gene encoding large ribosomal subunit protein mL66, whose product MLRNILTVNKFPSVDVIKRLPRNAIHTTAALGIKEIVEKKEGKRTIVEAVVKESGREPYIVKTEHDEYACPLCRLNMHINHTDVLILSQFVRSNGLMLPARITGLCRMQQVRMSKLVSMAHIAGLMPTLVPKYSKKDCFKKRRDWRKHNTYFEESTIMSWDPLYKDESGIKEKWYKMRGIDVEKFQPEPWKNKVDKIELQPKKLTFY is encoded by the exons ATGCTAAGAAACATATTGACTGTGAATAAATTCCCAAGCGTTGATGTCATCAAACGACTACCTCGAAATGCAATCCATACTACTGCAGCTTTAGGAATTAAAGAAA tcgtagaaaaaaaagaaggtaaaagAACCATAGTAGAAGCAGTCGTGAAAGAGTCTGGAAGAGAACCATACATAGTAAAAACCGAACATGACGAATACGCTTGTCCTCTTTGCCGGTTAAACATGCACATCAACCATACC GATGTGTTAATCCTTAGCCAGTTTGTTCGAAGTAATGGTCTTATGTTACCGGCACGAATCACTGGTTTATGCAGAATGCAGCAAGTTCGGATGTCTAAATTGGTATCAATGGCACATATTGCTG GATTAATGCCAACTTTAGTACCCAAGTACAGTAAAAAAGACTGCTTCAAGAAACGTCGTGATTGGAGAAAACACAATACGTATTTTGAAGAATCGACCATTATGTCTTGGGATCCTTTATACAAGGATGAAAGCGGTATTAAAGAGAAATGGTATAAAATGAGAGGAatcgatgttgaaaaattccaaccgGAACCGTGGAAGAATAAAGTTGATAAGATCGAATTACAGCCCAAAAAGCTGACATTTTATTAG
- the LOC135835411 gene encoding histone acetyltransferase KAT5-like translates to MKMNEEMDFPDIYDSATSLVEGCRLPVKMKYTDDWPLAEIVSIREHVGIRMFYVHYIDYNKRLDEWVTEERLNPREVQYPRKDGTTASTSGAGAGLSTPKRIQASTSVASSHPSSPISQEIPNEVPILNQAVHQIDQQKKIVRRKKLAFNPEVEESIEPSSAVSGPRQTGSMAVHNDDIITRMKNIEMIVLGKHRIRPWYFSPYPQSFTKLPCIFICEFCLKTRRSETALFNHRRKCTLRHPPGNEIYRKDTISFFEIDGRKNKMYAQNLCLLAKLFLDHKTLYYDTDPFMFYVMTEYDDVGFHIVGYFSKEKESTEDYNVACILTMPPYQRKGYGRLLIEFSYELTKFEGKTGSPEKPLSDLGLLSYRSYWSQTILDILVTVKPTEDNEKPQITINEICELTSIKKEDVVSTLQNLNLINYYKGQYIISINRETVANHIASMERRKLRIDPNCLHWTPKDWSKRTKW, encoded by the exons ATGAAGATGAACGAAGAAATGGATTTTCCAGACATTTACGACTCTGCg acCTCTTTAGTTGAGGGATGTCGCCTGCCGGTAAAGATGAAATACACTGATGACTGGC CTTTGGCGGAGATTGTCAGTATCAGGGAACATGTTGGGATTAGGATGTTTTATGTACATTATATTGATT ATAACAAAAGACTCGACGAATGGGTAACCGAAGAACGATTAAACCCGAGAGAAGTGCAATATCCGAGGAAAGATGGAACCACAGCAAGTACTTCAGGCGCCGGCGCTGGTCTCAGTACTCCAAAACGAATTCAAGCCAGTACAAGTGTAGCTTCGAGTCATCCTAGCTCTCCAATTAGCCAAGAAATACCTAACGAGGTACCAATATTAAACCAAGCGGTCCATCAAATCGATCAACAAAAGAAAATCGTTCGACGTAAAAAATTAGCTTTCAATCCGGAAGTGGAG GAGTCGATAGAACCTTCTTCGGCGGTTAGTGGGCCCAGACAAACCGGTTCAATGGCTGTTCATAATGACGATATAATAACTagaatgaaaaatatagaaatgaTCGTATTAGGAAAACATCGAATTAGACCGTGGTATTTTTCACCTTATCCGCAG tCTTTCACCAAGTTACCGTGCATTTTCATTTGCGAATTTTGTCTAAAAACAAGACGAAGCGAAACAGCTCTGTTTAATCATAGG AGAAAATGTACGTTGAGGCATCCTCCGGGCAATGAGATTTATCGTAAAGATACGatatcatttttcgaaattgatggCCGAAAGAACAAAATGTACGCTCAAAATTTATGCTTATTAGCAAAATTGTTCTTGGATCACAAAACATTGTACTATGACACCGACCCATTCATGTTTTACGTAATGACTGAATACGATGATGTGGGATTTCATATAGTGGGCtatttttccaaagaaaaagAATCCACCGAAGATTATAATGTGGCTTGTATTCTTACGATGCCACCGTATCAAAGGAAAGGATACGGAAGGCTTCTAATTGAATTCA gtTACGAGTTGACGAAATTTGAAGGGAAGACTGGATCTCCAGAAAAGCCTTTATCCGATTTGGGACTTCTATCATATCGTAGTTACTGGTCGCAGACCATTTTAGATATTTTGGTCACGGTTAAACCTACTGAAGACAACGAAAAACCTCAAATTACTATAAA CGAAATTTGCGAACTGACCAGTATTAAAAAAGAAGACGTTGTTTCAACGCTACAGAATTTAAATCTAATTAATTATTACAAAGGACAATACATAATATCTATCAATAGGGAAACCGTAGCTAATCATATCGCTTCTATGGAGAGAAGGAAGCTTAGAATAGATCCTAATTGTTTACATTGGACACCGAAAGATTGGTCCAAACGTACCAAGTGGTAG